In the genome of Curtobacterium sp. MCLR17_036, the window CCTCCACGCTCCCGAACGCGGCGATCGGCATCGGGGTCGCCGCGTGCACGACCCTCGCCGGTACCGCGCAGACGATCGTGGCGCTCGTCCTCGTTCGTCGGAAGCTGGGCAGCATCGAGGGCCCCGTCGTGACCCGCTCGCACCTGCAGTTCGTCGTCGCCGCGCTCGTGGCCGGGGTCGCCGGTGCCGCCGTGGCACTGTTCTTCGGCGCGTTCAGCCCGAGCGGGTTCGCGATGTCGGACCGCACCGGCGCGCTCATCACCATCGTCCTGACCGGCGCGGTGATGGCGGTCGTGTACTTCGGGGTCCTCGTCGTCGCGAAGAACGGCGAGATCAGGAACGCCGTCGGACTCCTGCGCACGCGCCTCGGCCGCTGACCGCACGCTTGCCGTACGGCGTGGAATGCCGCGCCGGTACCATGTGTTGACCCGGTCAGCACGCAACGGAAGGGCATTCAGGCATGCGCCAGCTCATCATCATCGGTTCCGGTCCGGCCGGGTTCACCGCCGGCATCTACGCCGCACGCGCCGAGCTCAAGCCGCTCATCGTCGCCTCGAGCGTCGAGACGGGCGGAGAGCTCACCAAGACCACCGAGGTCGAGAACTTCCCCGGCTTCCCCGAGGGCATCCAGGGCCCCGACCTCATGATCAAGATGCAGGAGCAGGCCGAGCGCTTCGGTGCCGAGGTCCTGTACGACGACGCGGTGTCCGTCGACCTGACGGGTGACGTGAAGAAGGTCACCGTCGGGTCCGGCACGACGTACGAGGCCCTCGCGGTCATCTACGCCACCGGCTCGGCCTACCGCCACCTCGGGCTCCCCGACGAGGAGCGCCTGTCCGGCCACGGCGTCTCGTGGTGCGCGACCTGCGACGGCTTCTTCTTCCGTCAGAAGAACATCGCCGTCGTCGGCGGTGGCGACTCCGCCATGGAAGAGGCGACCTTCCTCACGCGCTTCGCCGACAAGGTGACGGTCATCCACCGCAAGGACACCCTGCGCGCGTCGAAGATCATGCAGGACCGCGCCCACAACGACCCGAAGATCGAGTTCGCGTGGAACAAGGAGGTCATCGGCATCCAGGGTGACTCCGCCGTGACGGGTGTGACCCTCAAGGACACCGTCGACGGCACCGAGAGCGAGCTCGCCCTCGACGGCCTGTTCATCGCCATCGGCAACGACCCGCGCGTGCACCTCGTGCACGGGCAGCTCGAGCTCGCGCCGGAGGGCACCATCGCGGTCGAGGGCCGCACCTCGAAGGCCGTCGGCGTCCCCGGGGTCTTCGTGGCCGGCGACGTCCTCGACCACACCTACCGCCAGGCCATCACGGCCGCCGGTTCCGGTGCCGTCGCAGCGCTCGACGCCGAGAAGTACCTCGCCGACCTCGAGGACACCCTGACCGACCAGGCCGAGGGCGTCACCCCGGTCGAGCCGGTCACCATCTCCGCCTGACCCGCACCGGCCGCGCGGGCACCCGGAATGTCGGGACC includes:
- the trxB gene encoding thioredoxin-disulfide reductase translates to MRQLIIIGSGPAGFTAGIYAARAELKPLIVASSVETGGELTKTTEVENFPGFPEGIQGPDLMIKMQEQAERFGAEVLYDDAVSVDLTGDVKKVTVGSGTTYEALAVIYATGSAYRHLGLPDEERLSGHGVSWCATCDGFFFRQKNIAVVGGGDSAMEEATFLTRFADKVTVIHRKDTLRASKIMQDRAHNDPKIEFAWNKEVIGIQGDSAVTGVTLKDTVDGTESELALDGLFIAIGNDPRVHLVHGQLELAPEGTIAVEGRTSKAVGVPGVFVAGDVLDHTYRQAITAAGSGAVAALDAEKYLADLEDTLTDQAEGVTPVEPVTISA